AGAAATTTTTAAAGAAGTTAAAAAAGCTCAAAAGGCAGCTGATTGTCATCGTTGTATTATTGTCGCGCATAACGCTGCTTTTGACTTAGGATTTATTAACAAGGCTATTGAACGAAATAGTTTAAAACGTTCTCCTTTTCATCCTTTTGCAAGCTTTGATACTGCGACTCTCGCCGGTCTAGCTATTGGTCACACAGTCCTAGCTAAAGCCTGCAAAATGGCAGGGATCGATTTTGATAATAAAGAAGCACATTCAGCATTATATGATACAGAACGAACCGCCGAATTATTTTGCTACATTGTAAACCGCTGGAAAGCACTGGGCGGTTGGCCTCTAGCAGCGGTTGAAGATAAGACTGATCCAGCCAGCGAATAGTGATATTAAGCCACTTTTTACTCGTCACTTTGTACCCCAAACGAGTTATCTATAAACTTTGATAAACAAATCATTAATTTTTCCCCATAAAAAAAGCTGCCGAAGCAGCTTTTTTATGGGCTCAAATTCGCTAGATTATAGCTTGTCAGAGTTATCTTTTAAGTATGCAGCAACACCTTCAGTGCTAGCCGTCATGCCTTTCTCACCTTTTGACCAGCCAGCTGGACAAACTTCACCGTGCTCTTCATGGAACTGAAGTGCGTCAATCATACGGATCATTTCGTCAACGTTACGCCCTAGTGGTAAATCGTTAACCACCTGGTGACGAACTTGACCTTCTTTGTCTACTAAGAAAGAACCACGGAAAGCCACACCCGCTTCTGGATGCTCTACGTCATATGCTTTACAAATCTCGTGTTTAACATCAGCAACTAAAGTGTACTTAACTTGGCCAATACCACCTTTGTCTACTGGAGTGTTACGCCATGCGTTATGAGTAAACTGTGAATCAATAGAAACACCAATCACTTCAACACCACGTTTAGTGAACTCTTCCATACGGTGATCAAAAGCAATTAGCTCTGATGGGCATACAAAAGTGAAATCTAGTGGATAGAAGAAAATAACTGCAGGCTTACCTTTAATTGCGGTAGCAAGGTTAAATGTGTCAACAATTTCACCAGAACCAAGAACGGCTGCTGCTGTAAAATCTGGGGCTGGACGGCCTACTAATACGCTCATTATCTATCTCCATTTAATGGCTAAAACACTCAACAACGGTATACGCTTATCACAAAATGGTGACCCATCAAGCAAATACTCAACCGTTGGGACTTATATCAGCTGTATACCATACATCTAATTTAACTGACTTATAAGTCATTTCAAACGAAAATTGGTTTACCTGCTGAAAAATAAAACATGATGACCTACTTAATAATAAGTTTCCAATATTACAAAATGATTTGATGAGATGATTTAGCTAAACGTTATTCAACATGACATGCTAAACGATAAGCAATATTGATATAAAAACCTACATAAACAGCTAAAAAAACCGATATGAGCTGGACAAATAGACCATAGGCAGTCAAGAATAGCCGCCTCACTTATTTTTAAGAAAAATGATTATGAATGCGGTTGTCATCGCGGTTTGCTTAATGTTGTTTTTAAGCTTTATTCGAATTAACGTAGTGGTATCGTTAACCATTAGTGCTGTTGTGGCAGGTTTAGTCGGTGGATTAGATATTCATCAAACAATAGCCGCTTTTAATGACGGCCTAGGCGGCGGTGCTCAAATCGCATTAAGTTATGCATTGTTAGGTGCATTTGCAGCAGCCTTGTCACATTCTGGTCTAACGACGTTAATTTCTCACTCCATTATTAAAAAGCTCGGTAAAGAGCCTAATAGTGGTAATACTCAAGTGGTACGCTGGTTGTTATTGGTCACGATATTATTGATGGCCGTTTCATCACAAAACATTTTGCCTATTCACATCGCCTTTATCCCTATTCTTATTCCACCATTATTACATGTTATTTCTAAGCTACATATCGACCGTCGCCTTATCGCCTGTATTTTAACATTCGGCCTGGTCACCACTTACATGATCCTACCTATCGGTTTTGGCGGAATTTTTCTTAATGATATTCTATTGGCAAATTTAAACACCAATGGCTTAAATGCGATAGCCGAACAAATTCCTAAAGCGATGTTACTCCCAGCTATGGGCATGGTTGTTGGTTTACTCACTGCAATATTTATCAGTTACCGAAAACCCAGAGAATACATGATTGAACAGCCTGTGGTCAGTGATAGTATTTCTACTACCATCAGCCGGAAAAGTTTGTTCGTGTCGCTATCAGCCATCGTGGCGACCTTAATTGTTCAATTACAAACTGACTCGATGATTTTTGGCGCATTGAGTGGATTTATTATTTTCCGTTTTTCTGGGATTATTAAACACGAAGTCAGCAAAGACTTGTTTAATCAAGGCGTACACATGATGGCCAATATTGGCTTTATTATGATTGCAGCAGCAGGCTTTGCAGCAGTAGTGAAGTCAACTGGCGAAGTTGGCACACTGGTAACCTCTTTAGGCGATATTATTGGTGACAACAAAGCCTTAGCGGCACTATTGATGTTGATTGTCGGGTTATTGATCACCATGGGCATAGGATCTTCTTTTTCAACTATTCCAATTATCGCGACCATTTATGTACCGTTAGCACTCAGCTTTGGTTTTTCAGTTGCGGCTACTATTGCTCTCGTCGGCACAGCAGCTGCGCTTGGTGATGCGGGGTCACCAGCATCAGACTCTACGTTGGGTCCCACAGCAGGCCTAAACGCAGATGGGCAGCATGACCATATTCGTGACAGTGTGATCCCAACATTTGTTCACTACAACATCCCATTACTTATTTTTGGTTGGATTGCGGCAATGGTGTTGTAGTACAACACAATAAAAAAGGGAGCCTAAAGGCTCCCTTTTTTATGTCTTTTTATTCGGGAAATGAATTACTTAGTACCGAATATCTTATCACCAGCATCACCTAAACCAGGTAAAATATAACCTTGTTCGTTTAAACAATCATCAATTGATGCGGTATAAAGTTCAATATCAGGATGCGCGAGTTCAAGGGCTTTAATGCCTTCAGGTGCTGCAACCAACACCAAGGCTTTAATTGAAGTACAACCACGTTTCTTCAGCAAGTCGATAGTCGCGATCATTGAACCACCAGTGGCTAACATAGGGTCAACAACTAATGCGATGCGTTCTTCAACATTACTGACGATTTTTTCAAAATAAGGCACAGGCTGTAATGTTTCTTCATCACGATAAATACCGACGACAGAAATACGCGCACTAGGCAGATGCTCAAGAACACCATCCATCATGCCTAAACCAGCACGTAAAATAGGCACTACAGTGACTTTTTTACCTTTAAGTTGCTCAATAGTAACTGGACCATTCCAACCTTCAATGGTCACTGTTTCCGTTTCAAAATCAGCAGTAGCTTCGTAGGTTAATAAACTGCCAACTTCTGTGGCAAGTTCACGAAATCGTTTGGTGCTGATATCCGCTTCACGCATCAAACCCACTTTATGACGTACCAGAGGATGCTTTACTTCAACGACTTTCATTTATTTCTCCTAGATTTCTGACTATTTTAGGCAAATTTGATAAATGTTAGTCGATTTATCCTCTGTATAAAACATAAAGTTTCAAAATTGCAGCAAATCGTGACCTAAACCAATAAAAAATAGGCAATTCATCGTTTTCTTTATAGGATAAAGTAAAAACATGGCTTTCGACTAGACTCACAAACTGGTAATATATGGCCGCATAAAATCCCATAAAACGATGTACCCTAGAGGATCCTCCGTGAGCACTCCTACCCCCCTAAGTTACAAAGACGCTGGTGTTGATATCGACGCAGGTAATGCGTTAGTAAACAACATAAAATCTGCGGTAAAACGCACTCGCCGTCCAGAGGTTATGGGCAATTTAGGTGGTTTTGGCGCACTATGCGAATTACCGACTAAATACAAACACCCAGTACTCGTTTCTGGCACTGATGGTGTTGGTACCAAATTAAGATTAGCCATTGATTACAAAAAGCATGACACCGTCGGTATTGATTTAGTTGCCATGTGTGTCAATGATCTGATTGTTTCAGGTGCAGAACCGCTTTTCTTCCTCGATTATTATGCTACAGGTAAGCTTGACGTTGAAACGGCAACCTCGGTTGTTAGTGGTATCGCTGAAGGTTGTGTTCAATCTGGTTGTGCTTTAATCGGTGGCGAAACGGCTGAGATGCCAGGCATGTACGAAGGTGAAGATTACGATCTAGCCGGATTTTGTGTCGGTGTTGTTGAAAAAGCAGACATCATAGATGGTACAAAAGTAAAAGCAGGTGACTCGCTTATTGCTCTGGGTTCAAGTGGTCCTCATTCAAATGGTTACTCGTTAATCCGTAAGGTATTAGAAGTCAGCAAAGCGGACCCTCAGCAAGATCTTGCTGGTAAGCCGTTAATTGATCATTTACTCGAGCCGACAAAAATCTATGTTAAGCCATTATTGAAATTGATTGAACAATCAGACATTCATGCAATGGCACATATTACTGGTGGTGGATTCTGGGAAAATATCCCACGAGTCCTTCCTGATAATTGTAAAGCGGTCGTAAAGGGTGACTCTTGGAAATGGCCAGTGGTATTCGATTGGTTAATGACAAATGGTAATATTAGCCAACATGAAATGTTTCTAACATTTAACTGTGGTGTCGGTATGGTGATTGCTCTGCCGTCAGACAAGGTTGACGCCGCATTAGCTTTCTTAACCGCTGAAGGCGAAAATGCGTGGTTAATAGGTGAGATTGCAACGCGTCAAGGCGACGAAGAGCAAGTGGAGATCATCTAATGAACCAAAGCTGTCGTGTTGTGGTGCTGATTTCCGGTAATGGCAGTAATCTTCAAGCTATCATTGATGGTTGTGACGATAACTTAAAAGCTAACATTGTGGGTGTTATCAGTAACAAGCCGGATGCTTATGGATTAATACGCGCCCATCAAAGCGAAATTGATACCAGTTGCGTGATTCCTTACACCAATGAAATCCGCAGTGATTATGATGCGCGTTTATTAAAGGCAATTGAAAAGTATCAGCCAGATCTGATCGTTCTTGCCGGATTTATGCGTATTTTAACAGACGATTTTGTGAGTCATTTTATTGGTAAAATGATTAATGTCCATCCATCACTATTGCCTAAATACCCAGGATTACATACACATCAACGTGCTATTGATGCTGGTGATACTAAGCATGGTGCTAGTGTGCATTTTGTCATTCCAGAGCTTGATGCTGGGCCTGTAATATTACAAGCTAAAGTACCTATTTACTCTGAAGATGATGCTGAAATATTAGCTGAACGTGTTCACGAACAAGAACATGCGATTTATCCTCTAGTGGTAAAATGGTTCAGCTTAGATCGTTTGGCCATGATTGACGGTAAAGCTTATTTAGATGGAGAGCTAATCGGTCCATCTGGTTACGCACCAGACTAACATCGATAACTCAGTTGCTAAGCCTCTACGTTAAACACAAAAAACCTCGCTGATCAGCGAGGTTTTTTATGTAATAAGTACTATCGATATACAAACTAACGTAACGGTAATGTCATGTCGGCAAACATTTCGTCAATCAGTTGTTGATCACGAAGTGCGACGGCTTTTTCAACTACGTCACGAGTTAAGTGCGGTGCAAAATGTCGCATAAAGTCATACATGTAACTGCGTAAAAAACTGCCACGTCTAAAGCCGATTTTGGTTGTACTATGAGCAAAAAGATGGCTTGCATCAATCGCCACTAAATCGTTATCAACAGCCGGATCGATTGCCATAGATGCAATAACCCCTACCCCTAACCCTAAACGTACATATGTTTTCAGTACATCAGCACTGGTTGCACTAAACACCACTCGAGGATCAAGATCTGCACGCTTAAATGACTTTTCAATTTCAGAGGCTTTATCAAAACCAAACACATAAGTCACTAGCGGAAATGTGGCTAAATCTTCAATGCTAATTATTGTCGATTGAGTTGCAAGTGGATGGTCACGAGTAACAACAATTGATCGATTCCAATGATAACAAGGCAGCATAATTAAATCGGTATATAAGTGCATCGCTTCTGTAGCAATAGCAAAGTCTGCATCACCTCTAGCCGCTTGTTCACTAATTTGTGACGGCGTACCTTGATGCATATGCAGATTAACTTTCGGATATCGCTTAATGAACTCTTTAATAATTTGTGGCAGGGCATATCGAGCCTGAGTATCAGTGGTGGTAATATTTAAATCCCCCTGATTAGGCTGAGTATATTCTTCAGACACCTTTTTGATACTATCGACCTTACCAAGTATATCATTTGCAATATCAATAACTTGTTGCCCTGCAGGGGTCACATGGGTCAAGTGTTTACCACTTCGACCAAATATTTGAATACCTAATTCATCTTCTAGCATTCTAACTTGCTTACTAATGCCAGGTTGTGAGGTATAGAGGTTCTCAGCCGTTGATGACACATTTAGGTTGTGTTTAACAACCTCTGCAATATATCTAAGTTGTTGCAGTTTCATGGTTTTATCCTTGATTTAACCGGCATCCATCTGCAAAATATGCAAATAAGAACAAATCGGTCGTTGTTTTATATAACAAGAACAATCGTTCAACTATAATAAAACGTTATATGACAATTGAAATGTAATATAAATAGGAATAACGAGCAAGTAAAAAACACCTTCTATTTAATTGACTTAGCTTTTAGTAAACATCGAGACTCATCTGATTAATGATTTATCAACAAAACGACTTATTATTCAACGACAGCCGCGATAACATACGCTAAGATGTAGAATCATTTTGATGAAATTTTATTAGCACTATTTATTCCAGCTTCAAACTTACTTTTAGCCACCGCTGTTTGGCTATATTTACCATGTGATATGAAAGATAAAATGGAACCTTTATGTCCTTAATTTTGGTATTAATTCTTATTGGCGCACTATTACTGCTGATTATCGGCTTTAGTATTATCCAACAACAAAAAGAGCGCGCAGAAGCTGAGCGTCGAGTTGAAGTGTCTCGCCAACGCGCCATTATAGATGAAACTGATGCCGTCTTGTCGAATACCGGTATGACGCCATCATCTAGCCACATTATGTTAATCCTTTATCGCCGCATTCAAGATGCTTTAGAGCAATCTATTGTCAATGCATCTGGTCAATTAAAATCTGATTACGAACGCCGCCTAGCGGACATTAAAATGCAAATAGCCTCAGTGTCTAATTCGCCAAGCCAGATCCCAGCAATTGAGAATTTTCGTTTACCTGATAATGATAGACAGATTTTAGAATTAGTAAAAACCCTTAAAAAACTTAAAGCGATTTTACGCGCCGAACATAATAAGGGAAAAGTGGATCCGTCTATTTTTGCAGAAGAAGAAATGCGTATCGACAATCTGCAATTAAGGATCAATGTTGACTCTATGATCAGCAGAGCTCGTGCTGCTTGTTTTATGAAACAGTATGGTTCCAGTAAACAAATGGTCACTAAAGCCTTAAACACATTACACACGATTAAAGCACAAACACCGAATGATCCTTTTATTGCCCGTAAAGTCGATGAAGCCAAACTGCTACTCGATGAAATAATGGGCGCTCAAAAGGGTAGCGAGCCTAGTGTTCCAAAAGCAAAAAGTGAAGGTGATGATCTTGATATGCTGTTTCAGCCGAAAAAGAAATGGTAACCATCTTTCTGCTGTTACTATAAAAAGCCTCATAATGAGGCTTTTTTTGTGTAAAAAGAGTTTGAAATGAAGTCTGCGCTATTTTTTAACCACACACAAAAAGCACTGTAATACAGTGAGTTATGATTACAATTCACAGTCGTCAACAATGTTGTCCACAGATTTTGTGGATAACATTTTAGCAATGAGTCATGACTCTATTATTAAGCAATGATAATTTGCTATATTCACGGTATCGCTACTTGAATACTGCCTTGTGCCACTAACTATATAAGTTAATTTATGACATGCCTTTTTGATATCGTCAAGCAATAACGATTAGTAACATCCTTTTAGGCGTTAAACCAAACAAATAATAACTTATCAAAACATTTATCATAACCATCAATATTTTACAAAAAATAGCCACAGAAAACCTAGATTACCGTTATTGATAACCCGTTATTGATGACTGCATTATTTAAAATGCACCATTCCTTGTAAGCCACGGCATAAATCTAGATACTAGTTAAAAATAATAATATCAGCTGTAGAAAAATCTTATGTTAAAAATGACTTTTATTAAAACCATATCTTTATTCCTATTACTTATTCTTAGTGCATGTGGTCAATCAGATAATCTGGGGCAGCCGCAACTCACTCCTGAACAAGTTTCCTTGGGCTTCTTCGAAGCGATTTATGTCGACCGTGATGTTGAGAAAGCCAAAAAATTTGTCGCAGCTGATATTCAAGATGTCATGGATCATTACCATATTGCATCAGCGGTACAACGACACGTATTAGGCTTATCCATGAAGCAAGTGACTATGTCTATCGATGAAATTGATATCGACTTTTTCCGTAAATTTACCGACGACGTTACCGTCATCGTAAAAATGCAGGGATTAAAAGGCGGCAGAGAATGGATTGATGATCGTACTATCCGTCTGCATAAAATAGGTAATACCTGGATTATTGTTGAAATATTACAAGAAAAAGGTCGTATTGAAGGTTAGTGCAGGATAAGACCAAGCAGCCAGTCACCACGACTTGATTCTCGTGTGAAATATTAACCACAACACTTATTATTTTTATACCATAAAACACTATTTCATGTAGATTGAGTCATATTAATAAAAAATTGATTAATCAGAGCCCATAAAAATAGCAGCCTAAGCTGCTATTTTTATTTTCGGTGTTGGAGTATTTAATGCGTCGACTCTATGGCCATTACATCAATATGCTCGTTCAATCGTCTTATTCTTCGTCAGAAGGTAAAGACTCTAACACGTCATCTTTAACTTGATAGTAAGCGTTTTCGTATTCATGAACTTCCATAATAACTCCAATCTTTTAGGTCATTTGTAGGTGTAGGCCTGTCTTTTTATATACAACAACCCGATGTTGAATACTTAATACTGACGACATCGCATCGATGCTGGGGGGATGACATTTGCCTTACAGAGAGAAGAGTAGCAATCACATTCTTCTTGTTGGTATTATATCAATAGTCAGATCACAATCAAACCTCAATTACGAAAAACTTTCAGTTTTGTAGGCTTTTTTATTCTAAATAACACGAAAAACAGAGTTTTCAGCAGGAAAAAATGAAAGTCTTTCATTTCTGCATAAAAAAGCCGATGCATAGCATCGGCTTTTTTATTATCTTCAGCAGTTATACTTGGCTGATATGATTCAATACACGTTTTTCTGAAATAGGATAAGCGGTACCTAACACTTGGGCAAAACATGATACCCGATACTCTTCTATCATCCAGCGTGCTTCAATCAACACTTCTGGTATTGCTTGTGAACGAGGAACTTTGGCTAATTGAGCCGATAGCGTCTGTTGAACTTTAGCAATGCTGTGCATATGCAATCGATCGCGTGTTGGGTCAACAGGCAGCTTCTCTAGCCTATTTTCAATGGCTTTTAAATAACGGGCCACATCCGTTAAGCGTTGCCAGCCACAGTCTTCAACAAAACCTTTATAAACCAAACTATCAAGTTGCGTTTGAATATCACTCATTGCAAAGGCTATATCTAAGCTAATTTTGCCTTTTAAACGTTTTTTAATACGTTGATAAATCGTCAAAATTTGCTCTACATTTAATGCAATAAGCTCTGCAGTTGGATTAAGTTCTTGGCGAACCCAATCTTTTGCTTCCTCAAACTGCTGTGCGTTTCGGATGTCGAGTTGCTTTTGGTCTAATAACTGCTGTACCGCTGCATTAATAATATCTTCAATTAATATCTGCACTTGGCCAAATGGATTAAAATACATCGCAAGCTTAGCTTTATTAGGCAATGCTTGTTGTAGATGCTTCACTGGCGAAGGGATATTAATCAATAACAACCGTCGTAAGCCGACTCGATGATAACGCTTGGCTTCATGCTCATCATCAAATAACTTAATTGCCACATCGGTTTTATTATCAATCAAAGCAGGATACGCTTTAACTTCGTAGTTGCCTTTACGCTGTTGATATTGGGCCGGTAAATCACCAAATGACCACGTGGTTAACGCTTGTTGTTCAATACCTTTATCGGCGACTTTACGAATTGCTTTGGCGACAACACCTTGTAGCTGACCTTTTAACACTTCTAAATCACGGCCTTGAGCGACTAAACGACCTTGATCATCTTCTATCTTAAAGTTCATCTTAAGATGCTCTGTTATCTGTGTTAAATCAAAATCATCGGCAGTAATTCGCACTCCACTCATGCGCAGTAATTGCTTACACATCGACTCAAGCATTGATAACTCAAACGGTTTCATTGCTTGATAACATGCTCGAGCATAGTCTGGTGCAGGAACAAAATTACGTCGTAAGTTTTTTGGCAATGATTTGATCAGTGCAATAAGCTTATCTTCTCGTAAGCCAGGCACTAGCCAATCAAAATCGCTGTCGTCAATTTGGTTAATCAGTGCCACTGGAATATGCACTGACACGCCATCATCAGCACTAGCAGGTTCAAAATGATAACTCACGGTTAAGGCTAAATTACCTTTATGCCATATTTCAGGAAAATCGAGTGCCGAGATATGGTCAGCGCTGCGTTGCATTAATAAGGCTTGGCTATAATCGAGTAAGTCAGGTGTTTGTTGACGCGTCTTTTTCCACCAAGCAAAAAATAGCGGACCGTTATAAATACCGGCGGGAATCAATGGCTCATAAAAATCCACTAGCACTTGTTCATCGACTAAAATATCTCGACGACGAGACTTATGCTCTAGCGTTTCAATATCATTAAGTAACTGTTGATTATTGACAAAAAAGGCTTCTTTAGTTTGCAACTGCCCTTCCGCTAACGCGCTGCGAATGAATATATCTCGAGCTTCGACTGGGTCAATAGGGCCATATTGCACTCGACGGCGAGTGACAATCGTTAACCCATACAGAACCTGGTTTTCAAGGGCGATAACACTTGCCGCTTTTGCCTCAAAATGAGGTTCAAGATAATTCTTTTTCACTAAATGCGAGGCAAGCGATTCTAACCATTCAGGATCAATTTTGGCGCAACAACGGGCAAACAACCGTGAGGTTTCAGTTAACTCTGCGGCCATAATCCATTTGGGGCCTTTTTTGGCTAATGGCGACCCTGGAAATACAAAGAATTTACGGTTACGTGCACCAAGATACTCGTTATTTTCACCTTTAAAACCAACATGACTTAACAAGCCTGATAATAATGCTCTATGTAACTGTTCATAACTGGCTGCACTATCATTAATGCGCCATTTCAATTCATGTACAGCTTGCTTTACTTGAGTATACAAATCTTGCCATTCACGCACGCGTAAATACGCGAGATATTCATCACGGCATTGTTTTCTAAATTGACTAGCCGACAGCTCATGCTTTTGATCTTTAACGTGATCCCATAACTTAACCCAGCTGGCAAAATCAGAATCTTTATCAGCATAGCGACGATGACACTCGTCTGCAGCTTGTTTCTTATCTGCAGGGCGTTCACGCGGGTCTTGGATAGACAAGCCAGCGGTAATGACTAATGCTTCGTGTAAACAACCCAATTTATTGGCTTCAATAACCATTCTAGCTAAACGTGGATCAAGTGGGATTTTAGCTAAATCTTTACCTAATGGGGTTAGCACTAAGTCATCACCGGATTTTTTAACCGCTTGCAACTCCTCAAGCAATAAAAAACCATCACGAATGTGTTTTTGATCCGGAGGTTGAATAAACGGAAAACCGCCAATGTCGCCTAAACCAATCGCCAGCATATGTAAAATAACCGAGGCAAGGTTAGTACGTAAAATTTCAGGATCGGTGAATTCGGGGCGCTGAATAAAGTCCATTTCATCGTAAAGTCGAATACAAATACCAGGGCCTACACGACCACAACGTCCTTGACGTTGATTGGCACTGGCTTGGGAAATAGGCTCTATCGGTAAACGCTGCACTTTAGTACGGTAACTGTAACGGCTTATACGTGCGGTTCCGGGATCGATAACATAACGGATCCCAGGCACAGTTAATGAGGTTTCTGCCACGTTAGTCGCCAGTACAATACGTCTACCGATGTGGCTTTTAAATACTTTAGATTGTTCACCATACGAAAGACGCGCGTATAGCGGTAATACTTCAGTATCGCGATATTGTTGTTTATTAAGTAAATCCGCGGTATCACGAATTTCACGCTCACCGTTCATAAAAATTAATATGTCGCCAGGGCCTGCGGCCATCAACTCTTCAACCGCAGCAAAAATACCATCGCTGATATCTAAATCTTCATCGGTATCTCTCACTAAAGGGCGATAACGCGTTTCAACCTCAAAAGTACGCCCAGATACTTCAATAACCGGAGCATTATCGAAATGTTTTGAAAAACGGTCTACATCGATGGTTGCAGAAGTAATAATGACTTTTAAATCAGGACGTTTTTTTAATACTTGTTTCAAATAGCCTAAAATAAAATCAATGTTTAAACTACGCTCATGCGCCTCATCAATAATAATGGCATCGTACTGGTTTAAATATCTGTCCGAGGTAAGTTCTGCGAGTAAAATACCATCGGTCATCAGCTTAATGTAACTGTTGTCACTCATGGCATCAGCAAATCGAACTTTAAAGCCAACTACGTCACCTAATGGACTATTGAGTTCTTCTGCAATACGGTTTGCCACGCTGCGCGCTGCCAAACGACGGGGTTGCGTATGGCCAATGAGGCCACGAGTGCCTAAGCCTAGCTCCAGACATATTTTAGGTAACTGAGTGGTTTTACCCGACCCAGTCTCCCCTGCCACAATCACTACTTGGTTATTGGCAATGGCCGACGCAATATCGTTACGTTTTTGAGAAACAGGTAGCTCATCTGGGTAATGAATAACCGGTCTAGACTGTAAGCGCTGTTGCGCTTTTGCATAGGCTAGTTGCGCAGCTTCAGTTAACTGGGCTAACGTTTGGGATTTTTTTTCAGACTCGGCTTCTTTATTAACACGGTATAATCGCCGACGAATTTTAGCCGCATCGGTTTGATAACAAAGATTGAGATACGCCTTAGATAGCGGGTGAAGGTCCGAATTCAAATCTGATTCCCTTGCTTACATCAAAAAAAGCGATCCTAGCAAGGAA
This region of Shewanella livingstonensis genomic DNA includes:
- the rnt gene encoding ribonuclease T, producing MTDICDANKFKHRFRGYFPVVIDVETAGFNANTDALLEIAVSLLKMNSDGVIELDRTLHFNIEPFEGANLEPESLAFNGIDPTNPLRGAVDEKVAFLEIFKEVKKAQKAADCHRCIIVAHNAAFDLGFINKAIERNSLKRSPFHPFASFDTATLAGLAIGHTVLAKACKMAGIDFDNKEAHSALYDTERTAELFCYIVNRWKALGGWPLAAVEDKTDPASE
- a CDS encoding peroxiredoxin produces the protein MSVLVGRPAPDFTAAAVLGSGEIVDTFNLATAIKGKPAVIFFYPLDFTFVCPSELIAFDHRMEEFTKRGVEVIGVSIDSQFTHNAWRNTPVDKGGIGQVKYTLVADVKHEICKAYDVEHPEAGVAFRGSFLVDKEGQVRHQVVNDLPLGRNVDEMIRMIDALQFHEEHGEVCPAGWSKGEKGMTASTEGVAAYLKDNSDKL
- a CDS encoding Na+/H+ antiporter family protein; translation: MNAVVIAVCLMLFLSFIRINVVVSLTISAVVAGLVGGLDIHQTIAAFNDGLGGGAQIALSYALLGAFAAALSHSGLTTLISHSIIKKLGKEPNSGNTQVVRWLLLVTILLMAVSSQNILPIHIAFIPILIPPLLHVISKLHIDRRLIACILTFGLVTTYMILPIGFGGIFLNDILLANLNTNGLNAIAEQIPKAMLLPAMGMVVGLLTAIFISYRKPREYMIEQPVVSDSISTTISRKSLFVSLSAIVATLIVQLQTDSMIFGALSGFIIFRFSGIIKHEVSKDLFNQGVHMMANIGFIMIAAAGFAAVVKSTGEVGTLVTSLGDIIGDNKALAALLMLIVGLLITMGIGSSFSTIPIIATIYVPLALSFGFSVAATIALVGTAAALGDAGSPASDSTLGPTAGLNADGQHDHIRDSVIPTFVHYNIPLLIFGWIAAMVL
- the upp gene encoding uracil phosphoribosyltransferase, whose translation is MKVVEVKHPLVRHKVGLMREADISTKRFRELATEVGSLLTYEATADFETETVTIEGWNGPVTIEQLKGKKVTVVPILRAGLGMMDGVLEHLPSARISVVGIYRDEETLQPVPYFEKIVSNVEERIALVVDPMLATGGSMIATIDLLKKRGCTSIKALVLVAAPEGIKALELAHPDIELYTASIDDCLNEQGYILPGLGDAGDKIFGTK
- the purM gene encoding phosphoribosylformylglycinamidine cyclo-ligase — translated: MSTPTPLSYKDAGVDIDAGNALVNNIKSAVKRTRRPEVMGNLGGFGALCELPTKYKHPVLVSGTDGVGTKLRLAIDYKKHDTVGIDLVAMCVNDLIVSGAEPLFFLDYYATGKLDVETATSVVSGIAEGCVQSGCALIGGETAEMPGMYEGEDYDLAGFCVGVVEKADIIDGTKVKAGDSLIALGSSGPHSNGYSLIRKVLEVSKADPQQDLAGKPLIDHLLEPTKIYVKPLLKLIEQSDIHAMAHITGGGFWENIPRVLPDNCKAVVKGDSWKWPVVFDWLMTNGNISQHEMFLTFNCGVGMVIALPSDKVDAALAFLTAEGENAWLIGEIATRQGDEEQVEII
- the purN gene encoding phosphoribosylglycinamide formyltransferase; translated protein: MNQSCRVVVLISGNGSNLQAIIDGCDDNLKANIVGVISNKPDAYGLIRAHQSEIDTSCVIPYTNEIRSDYDARLLKAIEKYQPDLIVLAGFMRILTDDFVSHFIGKMINVHPSLLPKYPGLHTHQRAIDAGDTKHGASVHFVIPELDAGPVILQAKVPIYSEDDAEILAERVHEQEHAIYPLVVKWFSLDRLAMIDGKAYLDGELIGPSGYAPD
- the cysB gene encoding HTH-type transcriptional regulator CysB; translation: MKLQQLRYIAEVVKHNLNVSSTAENLYTSQPGISKQVRMLEDELGIQIFGRSGKHLTHVTPAGQQVIDIANDILGKVDSIKKVSEEYTQPNQGDLNITTTDTQARYALPQIIKEFIKRYPKVNLHMHQGTPSQISEQAARGDADFAIATEAMHLYTDLIMLPCYHWNRSIVVTRDHPLATQSTIISIEDLATFPLVTYVFGFDKASEIEKSFKRADLDPRVVFSATSADVLKTYVRLGLGVGVIASMAIDPAVDNDLVAIDASHLFAHSTTKIGFRRGSFLRSYMYDFMRHFAPHLTRDVVEKAVALRDQQLIDEMFADMTLPLR